The genomic interval CGCCGGGGCGGCGCGAACGACGAGCGAACAGGGAGATATTCCCCGGAGAACGTAGCATTATAAATCATGCGTCAATTCCGTACGTACTGTATGCGTCACACGGAGGAGCGATAGAATGCAGTCCGACAGCACGTCACTCGTCGACGACCTCACGCTCGAAGAGAAGCTCGAACTCGTCCACGGAACGCTCGATCCGGACGAGAAGGCGACGGGCTACGTGCCCGGCAACGATCGGGTCGGCGTCCCGCCGCTGACGATGGTCGACGGTCCCCTCGGCGTACGAGCGCTGGGCGAGCAGGCGACCGCGTTCCCCTCGTCGATCGCGCTCGCGTCCTCGTGGGACCCGGATCTGGCCCGAGAGTTCGGCGCCGCGCTCGGTCGCGAAGCAGCCGCACACGATCAGGACGTCGTGCTCGGCCCCGGAGTAAACATCATCCGAACGCCCCACAGCGGGCGGAATTTCGAGTATTACAGCGAAGATCCGCACCTCGCCGGCCGAATGGGCGTCGGGACCATCGAAGGGATTCAGTCCGAGGGCGTCGCGGCCACGGTCAAACACTACGTCGCGAACAACCAGGAGACGAACCGCTACGAGGTGAGCGCCGACGTGAGCGAGCGGGCGCTGCGCGAGATCTACCTGCCGGCGTTCCGCGCGGCGGTCGAGGACGCCGACGTCCTGTCGGTGATGACCGCGTACAACCGGGTCAACGGCGTTCACATGAGCGATCACGAGCATCTCCTCTCCAACGTGCTGAAAGACGAGTGGGGATTCGATGGCCTGGTCGTCTCCGACTGGTGGGGGACCCGGAGCGCCGTCGACGCGGCGCTGGCCGGGCTCGATCTGGAGATGCCAGGCGTCGACCTCGAAGCGTACCTTCCGGGCGAAGCGGACGACGAGATGGAGGCGCCCGACGACGAGGACGGCGAACTGCCGCCCCTCCCGGACGTGCCGGCGTACTTCGGCGAGCCGCTTCGGGAGGCCGTCGAGTCCGGCGCGGTCGACGAGTCGGTTCTCGACGAGAAGATCGAGCGGCTCCTGCGCGTGATGGAGGCGGTCGGTCGCTTCGAGGCCGAGGGCGAAGCCGACGCGCGCGAGGGCGAACTCGACACGCCCGAACACCGCCGCCTGGCCCGCGACATCGCGGTCGAGGGGACCGTTATGCTGACCAACGACGGCACGTTGCCCCTCGACGAGTCCGATTCGATCGCACTGATCGGCCCGAACGCCGACGCCGCCAAACTCGGCGGCGGCGGCTCCTCGGAGGTATCGCCAGTCACCGAGACTAGTCCGCGCGAGGGGCTCGCCGAGCGGGCGGCCGACCTCTCGTTCGAACGCGGCGTGTCCCCGATCGCCGAATCGTCGTTCTTCGACGACGAGGACGAGCCGACCGCTGCAGACGCGGACGGCGACACGGACGCGGGCGCGAGCATCGACGACGCGGTGGCAGCCGCCGAAGCCGCCGACTGCGCGGTGGTCGTCGCTCAGGACGACGCCACGGAGTTCAAAGACCGAGACCACATCGAACTCCCCGGCGAGCAGAACGAGCTCATCTCGGCCGTCGCCGACGCCGCCGATCGGACCGTCGTGGTCCTCCGGACCAGCGGCCCCGTCGAACTCCCCTGGCTCGACGCGGTCGACGCCGTCCTCGAAACGTGGTACCCCGGCCAGGCCGACGGCGAGGCGCTCGCGGCAGTCCTGTTCGGCGACGACGATCCGAGCGGTCGGCTCCCGGTCACGTTCGGTCGCTCGGCCGCGGACTATCCGACGGCGGACGAGGCGGCCTTCCCCGGAACGGACGGGTCGGCACGGTACGACGAGGGTGTCTTCGTCGGCTACCGGTACTTCGACGAACACGACGTCGAGCCGCTGTTTCCCTTCGGGCACGGCCTGTCGTACGCGACGTTCGAGTACGGCGACGCGACCGTCAGCGAGACCGACGACGGGTTCGAGGTCGCCGTCGATCTCCGCAACGTCGGCGAGCGGCCCGGGAAAGAAGTCGTTCAGGTGTACGCGCGGAAATCGTCGGCGCCGGTCGCCTGTCCCGACCGCGAACTCGTCGCCTTCGATGCCGTGACGCTCGAACCCGGCGAGAAGACGACGGTGCGCGTCTCGCTCGATCGCGACGACTTCGCGTACTACGACGAGGACGACGGCTGGACGGCCGCGACGGGAACGAACACGATTCTCGTCGGTCGCTCCTCGCGGGACGTTCGGGCAACGTTCGACGTGGACGTGTAGGAACGGCCGCGTTCGATTACAGTTGTCCGCGGCGACCGATGAGCGTTTTTCGGTCGGAAGCCGCTCCGAGTCCCATCGCCGTCTCCGCTCTCGGCAGCCGGATTCACCGGAACCGCAATGTTTTACTATAGTTAATGTACATTGTTTTTCTACACGCTGGGTTCGAGTACCAGACACACAGGCGATCGATAATGACAAATATGCGACGTAGATCGAGTACTATCGGCTCGAATAGCGGTTCGAGAAAGGGGAATCGGCACCAACGCGGCTCGGAGCGACCCGCGAAGCGAGTGACACGTCGATCGCGGTCGATCGATCTGGCGACGGCCAACGGGGTGGGAGCGTCGTGACGGACCGAAACGCGACGCCCTGGGCGACGATCGGAACGCTGCTGCTGGCGGCTACGTTACCCGCGCTCTCGGGCGGAATCGTTAACCCCGTGTTGCCGGCGATCGAAGCGGCGTTCTCGTCGGTACCCAACGCGGGCGTCCTCGCCCAGCTCGTCAGTACGCTGACCGGCCTGATCATCGCCGTCTTCGCGCCGATCATCGGCGTGCTCGTCGATCGCTACGGTCGAAAGCCCGTCCTGATCGTCTCGATGATCATTTACGGGATCGGTCCCAGCTCGGCGTACTTCCTCGATTCGCTGTACCTGATCCTCGGGACCCGAGTCTTCCTCGGAATCGCCGTCGCCGGGATCATGGTGAGCGTTACGACGCTCATTGCGGACTACTTCACGGGCAAGCGCCGGGAGACCGTGATGGGCTGGCAGGGTGCGATGATGCCGTTCGGGGCCGCGGTCGCCATGGTCGCCGGCGGCGTCATGGCCGACCTCAACTGGCGGACCGTGTTCCTCACGTACCTCGTCGCGCTGCTCATGGTCCCGCTCGTCGTCCGCTTCGTCGACGAGCCCGATGTCGGCGCGACGAGCGACGGCACCTCGCTGCCCGCGCTCGCCGAACTCCGGGAGATCCTCGACGAACTCCCGCTCGGGTTCCTGGCCGGCGTCTACCTGACCATGTTCATTGGCATGATCGGATACAATCAGATCAACGTCGAGATTCCGTTTTACCTGCAGACCGTCACGTCCGTCGGCGGCACGATGACCGGAATCGCGATCGCGACCGTCTCGCTCGTCGCCGGGCTCGTGTCGCTGAACTTCGATCGCATTCGGGAGCGGTTCAGCCCCATCGCGATCATCGCCGGCATCTTCGCCGCGGCCGGGATCGGCTTCCTCGTCGCCGGCGCGACCGAGCGGTACTGGATCATCGTCGTCGGGATCGTCATCGCAGGTGCCGGACTCATCCTGCTCACGCCGACGTTGAACTACTGGGTCGCCGCACGAGTAAGCGAACAGTATCGCGGTCGGGCCCTCAGTGGCGTCACGACGACGATGTTTCTGGGCATGTTCGTCTCGCCGATCGCGGCCGAACCGCTGATCGCGCGGCTCGGTACCGGCCAGGCGCTGCTGGCGATCGGTGTGCTCGGGTTCGCGATCATGGCCCTGTTTGCCATCGCGGCAGTCCGCCGACGTTCGGCGCCGGACGTAACCGCCGCGACGCAGTCGACCGACTAGTTTCGGATCGCACGAGACCGACGGGAGAACGGAGCTGCGAGTTCCACTCTCGAGGAGGGGCGCTGTCAGCCGCGTCGCGATCGCGCACCGCCCGCCCGATCGGTAGTGCGGCTTCCGAGCCACCAGTTACCATTCTACGGAGTATCATTCGAATCCGAGAGAAGATCCCGAAGCCGGTGCGTCGTCGTTGCGAGGAGCGACGGCCTGGCCTAATAGACTGAGTGGGGACGAACACGACCGAATATCTCAGAATCGCGCCGCTCGGCGTCGTACTACGATATTTCAGATCGAGTCCGCAGAGAGACGGAGAGCCGATCGGCTCGATCCCATCAGCCGGAGCAAATTTCGAGGAGAGTGTCGTCTTCTCACCGATATGCCGTTTCAGGACGCAAAATACGGCTGTTTCCGTTCGATCTGAGGTCGGCCTTACCGGAATCTCGTGATCGATTCGCTCTCTTTACCGAGCGGTCTCGGCTCCTCGAGTAACGATTGCGAGAGGTACCAGTATCAATACAGTATTCGAATTGTCTCTCATATCTGTGGGCAATAGCAAGCCCACGTCGGCACCCGGTTTAGAGCGACCGCGCACGTTCGCGTCCGAAACGCCACCGACGCATCGCGGAGCAACGCCGGTCGGACACGGATCAGGCCCCGCGCAGAGACGAGCGGGTTCCCTCAGTCGAGGACGCCCTCGAGTCGATCCAGAAAGTCGCCAGGCACTTCGACGTGTGGTGTGTGGCCGGTGTTGCCGAAGACGACCTCCTCGAAGTTGCCGCCGCGATCGACGTAGCGCTCGAGGACGGCGCGGGTCTGATCGACCATCGGCTGGGGCGGGAAGACGTCCTCGCCTGGCCAGTCCGGCAGTTCGTCCATTCGGCCAAGCGTGCCCGGATCGAACAGGGAGGCGTTCGAGACGATCTGGTCGGAGTCGCCGCGGAGCCAGGTGATCGGCGGCTTGTCCTCAGGGTCGATTTCGGAGATCATGTCGAGCCGGCAGTACTTCGGCGAGACGGCGTTGTTCACGCCGGTCTCGCCGGGCGCGGTGCCCGGCCAGTTGTCGCTGTCGGTCGCCGAGCCGGGATAGTTCTCGTCGCCGGTGGCCGTATCGAGCATGCCGGTCAGGTACGACTCCTCGCGCTCCGCGTCGAACTCGTGGGTCGGGTCGACGTAGTAGGTCCGCAGGAGCTTCCGGGGCGCGGCTTCGTCCGCCGTCTCGCGGAGGCGATCCGCGAGGTTCGAGACGAACGCCCGGTTGGCGATCCCGCCGCCGGACCCCGCGTAGTCGTCGAAACAGGGCGTGCCCTCCGCGTCTTTCGTCCCGCCGAAGCCGTACGGCGAGACCGGGTTGACGAGCACGAGCGCGGCGACGTCCTCGGGATGTTCGATCGCGTATCGCATCGCGACCCCGCCGCCGTTCGACCAGCCGACGAGCACGAGCGGCGTCTCGAGGTCGCGGTCGACGACGAACGAGCGGAGGTCGGCCGCGAAGTCGCCGAGGCCGTTCGTCGCGTCGACCGGTTTCGTCTCGGAGTCGCCGTAGCCCCGCATGTCGGGCGCGATCGCGCGGTGGCGAGCCGGCAGGTCGGCCATTACGTCCTCGAAGAACCGCGAGGAGGAGACGTTTCCGTGGAGGAACAGGACGGTCTCGCCCTCGCGCTCGGTGCGGTCGGTGCCGCCCGACTCGAGGTAGTGAGTCTCGAGGCGGTCCGTGTCGGCGAGTTGCGAATCGACGCCGGCGAGGGTGTCGTCGCGTGGCATATCTGCCCCAATCACGGCGAGTGGGATAGGTGTCTGGATTGCTTTCACAACCGGCGGACGGTCGAACGCATTCGATGTGCGGAGAGCGCGACGCCGCGACCGGTCACCGCGTGTCACGTTCGGTCGCGTCGATACCGGTTGTTGTATATTTGCGCCATTAATCCATTCTATTCGATCAAAAACAATCGTATTCGAAAACAATTCATCACCGGGCTCGAATGCGTACGGTACATGAACGCGTTCGACGAGACGCCGATCAGCCGAAACGGGAAATCGCTCATCCTCGCTCACGACCACGGCCTCGAGCACGGTCCGTCGGCCTTCGAGGGCGTCGAAGACCGACTCGATCCGGAGACGGTCTTCGAGATGGCGACCCACGACGCCGTCACCGCGCTGGCCGTCCAGAAGGGCCTCGCCGAGACGTATTACCCTTCCTACGAGGACGACGTATCGCTCCTGGCGAAGTGCAACGGGACCTCGAGCCTCTGGGAGGGCGAACCCTACTCGCCACAGACCTGGTCCGTCGAGAGCGCCGTCGAGACTGGCGCCGACGCGATCGGGTACACCGTCTATCCGGGCACGAACCGCGAGCCCGAGATGTTCGAGGAGTTCCGCGCGGTGCAAGAGCGAGCGCGCGACCACGATCTCCCCGTAGCCATGTGGTCGTATCCGCGCGGCCAGGCGATCAAGGAACACCGCAGCCCCGAGGTCATCGCCTACGCGGCCCGGATCGGGCTCGAGCTAGGCGCCGACATCGCGAAGGTGAAGTACCCGCGCAGTCCCGAGGCGCTCGCGCACGCGGTCGACGCGGCCGGCGACGTCCGGGTCGTTCTGAGCGGCGGCTCGAAGACGAGCGACTACGAATTCCTCTCGATGGTCGAGGCCGCGATGGACGCCGGCGCGGGCGGACTCGCCGTCGGGCGGAACGTCTGGCAACGAGAGAATCCCGAACGGATCCTCGACGCCCTCGAGCGGGTGATCTTCGAGGGCGCGTCGGCCGACGGCGCACTATGACAGCGGCCGATGCGGACGCCGATCACGAGCCGATTTTAGACGCGGTCGCAACAGTTGCCGCCGACGTACCCGCCGAACTTCCGCGTCTGCGCGGCCACCGCGGCGCCGCTACCGCCACCGCCGCCGTTGCCGGTGACGACGGCCAGGCGACCGACGAACGCAACCCGACCGGCGACGATCAGTCGGCGGCCGACCGGTGGCTCGACGACCGGTTTCGCGAGGCGCTCGCGCCGCTCGAGGCCGTCGGCGCCTACGCGAGCGAGGAGCGCGCCGACGTGCTCGACTGCGGACGTGGAGGCGGAGACGAGGGCGGATACGGCGTCGCCATCGATCCGCTCGACGGTTCCGACAACCTCGCCGCGAACGGTCCGATCGGGACGGTTCTGGGAATTTACGACGCGCCCCTGCCGGCTCGCGGTACCGACCTCGTCGCGAGCGCGATCGTGATCTTTGGGCCGACCGTCACGATGACCGTCGCGGCCGACGGCGACGTCGTTCGGTACCGAGTCGACGAGGACGAGGGCGAGCGGACCGACCCCCGCCGGGTCTCCCTCGCGAGCGAGCGGGCCGCGGACGGCGCTGACAACGGCGACGAGATCGACGGCGTCTGCGGGTATTCCGGCCGCCGCGAAGATCTATCGCCGGCACTCCTCGGGCTCGTCGACGCGTTCCGCGCCGAGCGGCGGCTACGGTACTGCGGCGCAGCCGTCGCCGATGTCGTGACACTCCTCGAACACGGTGGCGTGCTGTGCTATCCGCGCACCGATCGCCGACCGGACGGCGTCTTGCGCCTGCAGTACGAGGCGAATCCGATCGCACACATCGTCGAGACCGCCGGCGGGCGGGCGATCGGCGACACCGGAACCGAAACGGACGCCGACACGGAACCGGGCCGACTCCGACAGCTGGACCCAACCGCACTGCACGAACGCGTGCCGGTCTTCGTCGGCTCTCCGGAGCCGATCGCTCGGGTGGAGTCGAGCCTCGGGAGTGAGTAACGAGTACACCTTCGATTTCTGAACCTGGATTTCGATATCAGGCGAGTCGCTCGCGACTACGGGCGCGAGCGAACGGATCCAACAAGTCGAACGAATCGATTGCGTTAGGAGAGCAGCCGCTTGAGCCGGGCGAACAGTCCTTTCGAGGGGTCCCCGCCGCGTTTTACGGACTCGCTCGCGTTCTCGACGTTGCCGCCGGTGTCGGCGGCGTCGGCACCGGCTTCCGCCCCCGGCTCGTTTCGGGCCGTCGCCTGGTCGTCGGTCGCCGCCGTCGCAGCGCCGTCGGCTGCTTCGATCGCCCGCTCCAGCAGCCCTTCGGCGTCGTTGACGGCCTCTTTCACCGGCGCGTCGACGATCGGCTTGTCCGCGAAGCGGTCCTGGCTCACCGAGGTGTCCGCGGCGATGATGACTGCGTCGGCCGCCCCGATGGCCTCGCTCGAGAGTTCGTTCTCCTGGCCCATAGCGCCCTGGACCTCGACGTCGATCTCGTGGCCGTTCGCCTGCGCCGTCTGCTCTAAGTTCTCAGCCGCCATCTGGCTGTGTGCGATACCGGTCGGACAGGACGTGACTGCGACGAATTTCATGGTGTTTCGGAGTCGGAATCTGGGTCTGCGTCTGAATCTGAATCTGGATTTGAATCGCGGCTGTGACTGCGGTCGCGCTTCGCTACGCGGTCCCGGACGGCGGCGCTTGCGGCCGCGTCCGTCGCGTCGTCGGCGAGCGTCTCGGCGGCCGCGGTCTCGACCGCCGCGATATTCGCCTTTACGTCGGGGATCGTCACGGCGCTCATGCTGAGTTCGTCGAGCCCGAGCCCCACGAGCAGGTCGGTCAGGTCGG from Natrinema salifodinae carries:
- a CDS encoding beta-glucosidase; the protein is MQSDSTSLVDDLTLEEKLELVHGTLDPDEKATGYVPGNDRVGVPPLTMVDGPLGVRALGEQATAFPSSIALASSWDPDLAREFGAALGREAAAHDQDVVLGPGVNIIRTPHSGRNFEYYSEDPHLAGRMGVGTIEGIQSEGVAATVKHYVANNQETNRYEVSADVSERALREIYLPAFRAAVEDADVLSVMTAYNRVNGVHMSDHEHLLSNVLKDEWGFDGLVVSDWWGTRSAVDAALAGLDLEMPGVDLEAYLPGEADDEMEAPDDEDGELPPLPDVPAYFGEPLREAVESGAVDESVLDEKIERLLRVMEAVGRFEAEGEADAREGELDTPEHRRLARDIAVEGTVMLTNDGTLPLDESDSIALIGPNADAAKLGGGGSSEVSPVTETSPREGLAERAADLSFERGVSPIAESSFFDDEDEPTAADADGDTDAGASIDDAVAAAEAADCAVVVAQDDATEFKDRDHIELPGEQNELISAVADAADRTVVVLRTSGPVELPWLDAVDAVLETWYPGQADGEALAAVLFGDDDPSGRLPVTFGRSAADYPTADEAAFPGTDGSARYDEGVFVGYRYFDEHDVEPLFPFGHGLSYATFEYGDATVSETDDGFEVAVDLRNVGERPGKEVVQVYARKSSAPVACPDRELVAFDAVTLEPGEKTTVRVSLDRDDFAYYDEDDGWTAATGTNTILVGRSSRDVRATFDVDV
- a CDS encoding MFS transporter; translated protein: MTDRNATPWATIGTLLLAATLPALSGGIVNPVLPAIEAAFSSVPNAGVLAQLVSTLTGLIIAVFAPIIGVLVDRYGRKPVLIVSMIIYGIGPSSAYFLDSLYLILGTRVFLGIAVAGIMVSVTTLIADYFTGKRRETVMGWQGAMMPFGAAVAMVAGGVMADLNWRTVFLTYLVALLMVPLVVRFVDEPDVGATSDGTSLPALAELREILDELPLGFLAGVYLTMFIGMIGYNQINVEIPFYLQTVTSVGGTMTGIAIATVSLVAGLVSLNFDRIRERFSPIAIIAGIFAAAGIGFLVAGATERYWIIVVGIVIAGAGLILLTPTLNYWVAARVSEQYRGRALSGVTTTMFLGMFVSPIAAEPLIARLGTGQALLAIGVLGFAIMALFAIAAVRRRSAPDVTAATQSTD
- a CDS encoding alpha/beta hydrolase translates to MPRDDTLAGVDSQLADTDRLETHYLESGGTDRTEREGETVLFLHGNVSSSRFFEDVMADLPARHRAIAPDMRGYGDSETKPVDATNGLGDFAADLRSFVVDRDLETPLVLVGWSNGGGVAMRYAIEHPEDVAALVLVNPVSPYGFGGTKDAEGTPCFDDYAGSGGGIANRAFVSNLADRLRETADEAAPRKLLRTYYVDPTHEFDAEREESYLTGMLDTATGDENYPGSATDSDNWPGTAPGETGVNNAVSPKYCRLDMISEIDPEDKPPITWLRGDSDQIVSNASLFDPGTLGRMDELPDWPGEDVFPPQPMVDQTRAVLERYVDRGGNFEEVVFGNTGHTPHVEVPGDFLDRLEGVLD
- a CDS encoding class I fructose-bisphosphate aldolase; this translates as MNAFDETPISRNGKSLILAHDHGLEHGPSAFEGVEDRLDPETVFEMATHDAVTALAVQKGLAETYYPSYEDDVSLLAKCNGTSSLWEGEPYSPQTWSVESAVETGADAIGYTVYPGTNREPEMFEEFRAVQERARDHDLPVAMWSYPRGQAIKEHRSPEVIAYAARIGLELGADIAKVKYPRSPEALAHAVDAAGDVRVVLSGGSKTSDYEFLSMVEAAMDAGAGGLAVGRNVWQRENPERILDALERVIFEGASADGAL
- a CDS encoding class 1 fructose-bisphosphatase, whose product is MTAADADADHEPILDAVATVAADVPAELPRLRGHRGAATATAAVAGDDGQATDERNPTGDDQSAADRWLDDRFREALAPLEAVGAYASEERADVLDCGRGGGDEGGYGVAIDPLDGSDNLAANGPIGTVLGIYDAPLPARGTDLVASAIVIFGPTVTMTVAADGDVVRYRVDEDEGERTDPRRVSLASERAADGADNGDEIDGVCGYSGRREDLSPALLGLVDAFRAERRLRYCGAAVADVVTLLEHGGVLCYPRTDRRPDGVLRLQYEANPIAHIVETAGGRAIGDTGTETDADTEPGRLRQLDPTALHERVPVFVGSPEPIARVESSLGSE
- a CDS encoding PTS fructose transporter subunit IIB: MKFVAVTSCPTGIAHSQMAAENLEQTAQANGHEIDVEVQGAMGQENELSSEAIGAADAVIIAADTSVSQDRFADKPIVDAPVKEAVNDAEGLLERAIEAADGAATAATDDQATARNEPGAEAGADAADTGGNVENASESVKRGGDPSKGLFARLKRLLS